From a region of the Mercurialis annua linkage group LG1-X, ddMerAnnu1.2, whole genome shotgun sequence genome:
- the LOC126666074 gene encoding uncharacterized protein LOC126666074, with protein sequence MANAWKKENKHSKFFTSNPLFLLLLICLSLLLLFLLFTSHSQSHSQSPNLSISQISKPITLTQSFNYPIPPFDCFKSPQAHPVVANLVENVKFPFLYSLSDFGSLPDKPHKNIVRLLKGKPFRKPDISVTIQGLLEGKKGKNGFVVDVGANVGMASFAAAVMGFKVLAFEPVFENLQRICDGIWFNRVGELVTVFDAVVSDKIGNITFYKLVGRLDNSAVSATGAKLAFKSNEEIAVQVRTIPLDDLIPDSEPVILLKIDVQGWEYHVLKGAAKLLSRKKGEAPYLIYEEDERLLQASNTSAKEIRDFLRSVGYHHCTMHGTDAHCIKE encoded by the exons ATGGCAAATGCAtggaaaaaagaaaacaaacatTCAAAATTTTTCACTTCAAATccactttttcttcttctactaATCTGTCTctcacttcttcttcttttcttattatttaCCTCTCATTCTCAGTCTCATTCTCAAAGCCCTAATCTTTCAATCTCACAAATCTCAAAACCCATAACCCTAACACAGTCCTTCAACTACCCAATTCCTCCTTTTGATTGTTTTAAGTCCCCACAAGCTCACCCAGTAGTTGCTAACTTAGTTGAAAATGTAAAGTTTCCATTTTTATATTCTTTGTCTGATTTTGGGTCTTTGCCTGATAAGCCTCACAAGAACATTGTGAGGCTGCTTAAAGGTAAACCCTTTCGAAAGCCTGATATTTCTGTTACAATTCAGGGATTATTAGAGGGTAAGAAAGGGAAAAATGGGTTTGTTGTTGATGTGGGTGCTAATGTAGGTATGGCTAGTTTTGCTGCTGCTGTTATGGGGTTTAAAGTTTTGGCCTTTGAGCCTGTTTTTGAGAATTTGCAGAGGATTTGTGATGGCATTTGGTTTAATAGAGTTGGGGAGTTGGTTACTGTTTTTGATGCTGTTGTTTCTGATAAGATTGGGAATATTACTTTTTATAAG CTGGTTGGCCGGCTTGACAATAGTGCTGTTTCAGCTACTGGTGCAAAGCTGGCATTCAAGTCAAATGAAGAAATAGCTGTTCAAGTTAGGACCATTCCTCTTGATGATTTAATTCCCGACTCAGAACCGGTTATTCTGCTCAAAATCGATGTTCAGGGCTGGGAATATCATGTTCTGAAAGGAGCTGCAAAGTTATTGTCAAGAAAGAAGGGCGAAGCTCCATATTTAATCTATGAGGAAGACGAGCGGTTATTGCAAGCCAGCAACACCAGTGCCAAAGAAATCCGAGATTTCTTACGAAGTGTGGGTTATCATCACTGCACCATGCACGGTACAGATGCTCACTGCATCAAAGAATAA
- the LOC126660243 gene encoding uncharacterized protein LOC126660243, protein MGTALISTACFLPSQNREVIGLVRNLKNKLFGKVIRKSSLFSRNRRDFMIASLLGRKVQKRETVIPEPDYRIPVVLLGLAGGLAYSDNLLPAAPIGLLGLLLLFQTTRVRFVFDDEALEVKVGDQLDNSGENVFVGGKNRWKYSTFVNWELWWPNFPILVYFKETQTKPEGQVHFFPVIFNGKQLYDVMVERAGPSKTSGPKDS, encoded by the exons ATGGGGACAGCTCTCATATCCACTGCTTGCTTTCTCCCTTCACAAA ATAGGGAAGTGATTGGACTCGTCCGAAATTTAAAGAACAAATTATTTGGCAAAGTTATTCGCAAATCAAGTCTATTCAGCAGAAACCGTAGAGACTTTATGATTGCCTCACTG CTTGGAAGGAAGGTCCAGAAGAGAGAGACGGTTATTCCCGAACCAGATTACCGAATACCAGTTGTCTTACTTG GTTTAGCTGGTGGATTAGCTTATTCAGATAACCTGTTACCAGCTGCACCAATTGGTTTGCTTGGATTGCTCTTATTGTTCCAG ACAACAAGagttagatttgtttttgacGATGAGGCTCTG GAGGTCAAAGTAGGAGATCAACTTGACAATTCAGGTGAAAATGTATTCGTGGGAGGAAAAAATCGTTGGAA GTATTCAACATTTGTGAATTGGGAACTATGGTGGCCAAACTTCCCTATTCTGGTTTATTTCAAAGAGACTCAAACGAAACCTGAAGGACAAGTGCACTTCTTCCCGGTTATTTTT AATGGTAAGCAGCTTTACGACGTGATGGTGGAGAGAGCTGGCCCGTCAAAAACTAGTGGACCAAAAGACTCCTAA
- the LOC126660255 gene encoding protein BUNDLE SHEATH DEFECTIVE 2, chloroplastic isoform X1, with product MVATSCFTTPLCSFSPPNKPAVVLGNSVAGKVIRVNKVFHNSKTTKFQSLEVKATDSSGRQTKTNSIVCADCDGNGAISCTQCKGVGVNSVDHFNGAFKAGGLCWLCRGKRDILCGSCNGAGFIGGFMSTYDD from the exons ATGGTAGCTACCTCATGTTTTACCACTCCGCTCTGCTCTTTTTCACCCCCTAATAAACCAG CAGTAGTTCTTGGGAATTCAGTTGCTGGGAAGGTTATTAGGGTGAACAAAGTGTTTCACAACTCTAAAACTACTAAATTTCAATCCTTGGAGGTTAAG GCGACGGACAGCAGTGGTAGGCAAACTAAGACAAATAGCATAGTGTGTGCTGATTGTGATGGAAATG GTGCTATATCGTGTACCCAATGCAAAGGAGTTGGAGTGAACTCGGTTGACCACTTCAATGGAGCGTTTAAAGCCGGCGGATTATGCTGGCTCTGCAG GGGCAAGAGGGACATTCTGTGCGGAAGCTGTAATGGAGCTGGCTTTATCGGCGGATTCATGAGTACTTACGATGATTAG
- the LOC126660255 gene encoding protein BUNDLE SHEATH DEFECTIVE 2, chloroplastic isoform X2, with the protein MVATSCFTTPLCSFSPPNKPVVLGNSVAGKVIRVNKVFHNSKTTKFQSLEVKATDSSGRQTKTNSIVCADCDGNGAISCTQCKGVGVNSVDHFNGAFKAGGLCWLCRGKRDILCGSCNGAGFIGGFMSTYDD; encoded by the exons ATGGTAGCTACCTCATGTTTTACCACTCCGCTCTGCTCTTTTTCACCCCCTAATAAACCAG TAGTTCTTGGGAATTCAGTTGCTGGGAAGGTTATTAGGGTGAACAAAGTGTTTCACAACTCTAAAACTACTAAATTTCAATCCTTGGAGGTTAAG GCGACGGACAGCAGTGGTAGGCAAACTAAGACAAATAGCATAGTGTGTGCTGATTGTGATGGAAATG GTGCTATATCGTGTACCCAATGCAAAGGAGTTGGAGTGAACTCGGTTGACCACTTCAATGGAGCGTTTAAAGCCGGCGGATTATGCTGGCTCTGCAG GGGCAAGAGGGACATTCTGTGCGGAAGCTGTAATGGAGCTGGCTTTATCGGCGGATTCATGAGTACTTACGATGATTAG
- the LOC126676386 gene encoding embryo-specific protein ATS3A-like, which translates to MVKLISVVLISVFFSIICTSLSNPQPHRAFNPKSIQGSTANARSCSYSVVIKTSCSSSSFTRDHISLAFGDSYAHEVYVKRLDDSSSGTFERCSTDTFQINGPCVHDICYLNLLRKGSDGWKPETVKINGPSTKPVNFKFNTFLPNGVWFGFKLCSHV; encoded by the exons ATGGTCAAACTAATCTCAGTTGTCCTCATCTCTGTCTTCTTCTCCATAATTTGTACATCTCTGTCCAATCCACAACCCCATCGCGCATTTAACCCTAAATCCATTCAG GGATCAACTGCAAATGCAAGAAGCTGTTCTTACAGTGTTGTCATAAAGACCAGCTGTTCCTCTTCCTCCTTCACCAGAGACCACATCAGTCTCGCATTCGGTGATTCCTATGCTCACGAG GTGTACGTGAAGAGGCTCGATGATTCATCATCAGGAACATTTGAGAGATGCTCAACTGATACATTCCAGATAAATGGACCATGCGTACATGATATATGCTATCTTAATCTGCTTAGGAAAGGATCTGACGGTTGGAAACCTGAGACTGTGAAGATCAACGGTCCGAGTACCAAACCTGTTAACTTCAAATTCAATACCTTCCTTCCAAATGGAGTGTGGTTTGGGTTTAAGCTGTGCAGTCATGTGTAA
- the LOC126666176 gene encoding embryo-specific protein ATS3A-like, producing the protein MVKLISVLIIFVFFSIICTSLPNPQPHDTFRPKSIQAVTANARSCSYTIVIRTSCSSSSYTRDHISLAFGDSYGHEVYLKRLDDPSSGTFERCSTDTFKINGACIYDICYLYLLRTGSDGWKPETVNIYGPNTKTATFKFNTFLPNGVWFGFKTCSHMSLSTTM; encoded by the exons atgGTCAAACTAATCTCAGTTCTCATCATCTTTGTCTTCTTCTCCATAATTTGTACATCGCTCCCCAATCCACAACCCCATGACACATTTCGCCCTAAATCAATTCAG GCTGTAACTGCAAATGCAAGAAGCTGTTCCTACACAATTGTCATCAGGACCAGCTGTTCTTCTTCCTCCTATACCAGAGACCACATCAGTCTCGCATTCGGTGATTCTTATGGTCACGAG gTCTACTTGAAAAGGCTTGATGATCCATCATCAGGAACATTCGAGAGATGTTCAACTGATACATTCAAGATAAATGGGGCATGCATATATGATATATGCTATCTATATCTGCTTAGGACAGGATCTGACGGTTGGAAACCTGAGACTGTGAACATCTACGGTCCAAATACCAAAACTGCTACCTTCAAATTTAATACATTCCTTCCTAATGGAGTGTGGTTTGGGTTTAAAACGTGTAGTCATATGTCCTTGTCTACCACAATGTAg
- the LOC126666175 gene encoding heme oxygenase 1, chloroplastic, whose product MGSLNPIVESQSLLNRPHLQLISPSSSSNTNFVQSSFVPKTLSFQFKAPRIGYNMPPLKASVTVSATTAAEKPKKRYPGEGKGFVEEMRFVAMKLHTREQAREGEKEVEKPEETAVPKWQPSVDGYLRFLVDSKLVYDTLETIVHQAAFPFYAEFKNTGLERSEALAKDLEWFKEQGYAIPEPSSPGVNYSQLLKELAEKNPPAFICHFYNIYFAHTAGGRMIGKKVAQKILNSKELEFYKWDGDLSQMLQNVRDKLNQVAESWTREEKNHCLEETEKSFKYSGEILRLILS is encoded by the exons ATGGGTTCTCTTAATCCAATCGTAGAATCCCAATCTTTACTCAACAGACCTCATCTTCAGTTAATATCCCCATCATCCTCCTCTAATACTAATTTTGTTCAGTCAAGTTTTGTGCCAAAGACTCTGTCTTTTCAGTTCAAAGCTCCAAGAATTGGTTACAATATGCCGCCTTTGAAGGCTTCTGTTACAGTTTCTGCAACTACTGCAGCAGAGAAGCCTAAAAAGAGGTACCCGGGAGAGGGAAAAGGATTTGTTGAGGAGATGAGATTTGTGGCTATGAAATTGCATACGAGAGAGCAAGCTAGAGAAGGAGAAAAGGAAGTTGAGAAACCTGAAGAGACTGCTGTTCCTAAATGGCAGCCTTCTGTTGATGGCTATTTGAGGTTTTTGGTTGATAGCAAACTGGTTTATGATACCCTTGAAACCATTGTTCATCAGGCTGCTTTCCCTTTTT ATGCCGAGTTCAAAAACACTGGGCTTGAAAGATCTGAGGCGCTGGCGAAAGATTTGGAGTGGTTTAAAGAGCAGGGTTATGCCATTCCTGAACCATCTTCCCCTGGTGTCAATTACTCTCAGCTTCTGAAGGAATTGGCAGAGAAGAATCCTCCAGCATTTATTTGCCACTTCTACAATATATACTTCGCCCATACTGCTGGCGGCAGAATGATCGGAAAGAAG GTGGCACAGAAGATACTTAACAGCAAGGAGTTAGAGTTCTATAAATGGGACGGTGACCTTTCTCAAATGTTGCAGAATGTTAGGGACAAGTTGAATCAAGTCGCCGAG AGCTGGACCAGGGAGGAGAAGAACCATTGTCTGGAGGAAACGGAAAAGTCATTCAAATATTCAGGAGAGATTCTGCGTCTCATATTGTCATGA
- the LOC126666173 gene encoding 12-oxophytodienoate reductase 3-like isoform X1: MRELQSCSIMVETQQNETSLFSPYNMGCNFNLSHRVVLAPMTRCRAINGIPIDAMTQYYMQRSTPGGLIITEGTLISPTALGYPNVPGIYSDEQVEAWEKVVDGVHAKGSFIFCQLWHVGRASHHDYQPEGAAPISSTSKPISDKFQILLPDGTFSTHSKPRPLEVSEIPMVVDHYRQAALNAIRAGFDGVEIHGAFGYIIDQFLKDGINDRTDKYGGSIENRCRFMTEIVEAVVSAVGIQRVGFKMSPSITYNDAIDSDPLKLGLAIIERLNELQSKLGSKLAFLQVQTEYGDEDDEQVELLRAWRRAFDGTFMGSGGFTRELGMKAVSSGDVDLVSYGRLFVANPDLVLRFKLKSYLNNYDRETFYTSDPVVGYIDYPFLNQIDGKDE, translated from the exons ATGAGAGAGCTGCAATCTTGTTCAATAATGGTTGAAACACAACAAAATGAGACCTCACTTTTTTCTCCATACAACATGGGCTGCAACTTTAACCTCTCTCACAG GGTGGTTCTTGCGCCCATGACAAGATGCAGAGCTATAAATGGGATACCAATAGATGCAATGACTCAGTATTATATGCAGAGATCAACTCCTGGTGGACTTATCATCACTGAAGGCACTCTTATTTCGCCTACTGCCCTTGG GTATCCTAATGTGCCTGGGATATACTCAGATGAGCAAGTGGAAGCATGGGAGAAAGTGGTGGATGGTGTTCATGCTAAAGGAAGCTTCATTTTCTGCCAGTTGTGGCATGTGGGTCGTGCATCGCACCATG ACTATCAGCCTGAGGGAGCTGCACCAATATCATCAACAAGCAAGCCCATTTCAGACAAGTTCCAAATTCTGCTGCCAGATGGAACTTTCAGTACTCACTCCAAGCCGCGGCCATTGGAGGTCTCTGAGATACCAATGGTGGTCGATCATTATCGACAGGCGGCCTTAAATGCCATTCGAGCAG GTTTTGATGGAGTGGAGATCCATGGAGCTTTCGGTTACATCATAGACCAATTCTTGAAAGACGGGATCAATGACCGGACAGACAAATACGGAGGATCCATTGAAAACCGATGCAGATTCATGACAGAGATTGTTGAAGCAGTAGTTTCCGCAGTAGGAATCCAACGAGTTGGTTTTAAAATGTCACCATCAATTACTTATAATGATGCTATTGATTCTGATCCGCTCAAATTAGGCCTAGCAATAATCGAAAGGCTTAACGAGCTCCAATCCAAACTCGGCTCCAAACTCGCTTTCCTCCAAGTTCAGACAGAGTATGGTGATGAAGACGATGAGCAAGTTGAGTTGCTGAGAGCTTGGAGAAGGGCATTTGATGGAACTTTTATGGGCAGTGGTGGATTCACTAGAGAACTTGGGATGAAAGCTGTTAGCAGTGGCGATGTCGATTTGGTGTCTTACGGTCGATTGTTTGTGGCAAATCCTGATTTGGTGTTGAGATTTAAACTTAAAAGTTATCTGAATAATTATGACAGAGAAACTTTTTACACAAGTGATCCTGTTGTTGGGTACATAGACTACCCTTTTCTGAATCAAATTGATGGGAAGGATGAGTAA
- the LOC126666173 gene encoding 12-oxophytodienoate reductase 3-like isoform X2, whose protein sequence is MTRCRAINGIPIDAMTQYYMQRSTPGGLIITEGTLISPTALGYPNVPGIYSDEQVEAWEKVVDGVHAKGSFIFCQLWHVGRASHHDYQPEGAAPISSTSKPISDKFQILLPDGTFSTHSKPRPLEVSEIPMVVDHYRQAALNAIRAGFDGVEIHGAFGYIIDQFLKDGINDRTDKYGGSIENRCRFMTEIVEAVVSAVGIQRVGFKMSPSITYNDAIDSDPLKLGLAIIERLNELQSKLGSKLAFLQVQTEYGDEDDEQVELLRAWRRAFDGTFMGSGGFTRELGMKAVSSGDVDLVSYGRLFVANPDLVLRFKLKSYLNNYDRETFYTSDPVVGYIDYPFLNQIDGKDE, encoded by the exons ATGACAAGATGCAGAGCTATAAATGGGATACCAATAGATGCAATGACTCAGTATTATATGCAGAGATCAACTCCTGGTGGACTTATCATCACTGAAGGCACTCTTATTTCGCCTACTGCCCTTGG GTATCCTAATGTGCCTGGGATATACTCAGATGAGCAAGTGGAAGCATGGGAGAAAGTGGTGGATGGTGTTCATGCTAAAGGAAGCTTCATTTTCTGCCAGTTGTGGCATGTGGGTCGTGCATCGCACCATG ACTATCAGCCTGAGGGAGCTGCACCAATATCATCAACAAGCAAGCCCATTTCAGACAAGTTCCAAATTCTGCTGCCAGATGGAACTTTCAGTACTCACTCCAAGCCGCGGCCATTGGAGGTCTCTGAGATACCAATGGTGGTCGATCATTATCGACAGGCGGCCTTAAATGCCATTCGAGCAG GTTTTGATGGAGTGGAGATCCATGGAGCTTTCGGTTACATCATAGACCAATTCTTGAAAGACGGGATCAATGACCGGACAGACAAATACGGAGGATCCATTGAAAACCGATGCAGATTCATGACAGAGATTGTTGAAGCAGTAGTTTCCGCAGTAGGAATCCAACGAGTTGGTTTTAAAATGTCACCATCAATTACTTATAATGATGCTATTGATTCTGATCCGCTCAAATTAGGCCTAGCAATAATCGAAAGGCTTAACGAGCTCCAATCCAAACTCGGCTCCAAACTCGCTTTCCTCCAAGTTCAGACAGAGTATGGTGATGAAGACGATGAGCAAGTTGAGTTGCTGAGAGCTTGGAGAAGGGCATTTGATGGAACTTTTATGGGCAGTGGTGGATTCACTAGAGAACTTGGGATGAAAGCTGTTAGCAGTGGCGATGTCGATTTGGTGTCTTACGGTCGATTGTTTGTGGCAAATCCTGATTTGGTGTTGAGATTTAAACTTAAAAGTTATCTGAATAATTATGACAGAGAAACTTTTTACACAAGTGATCCTGTTGTTGGGTACATAGACTACCCTTTTCTGAATCAAATTGATGGGAAGGATGAGTAA